Proteins encoded together in one Balearica regulorum gibbericeps isolate bBalReg1 chromosome 3, bBalReg1.pri, whole genome shotgun sequence window:
- the LOC104639455 gene encoding transmembrane protein 121, which translates to MVPPPPVSKPHVCLSTVLIMTSLVLMDAYLVEQSQGSRKLGICVMVAVGDVCFLLVLRYVAIWVGAEVKTAKRGYAMILWFLYVFVLEIKVYFVYQNYKADRKSLDLIARKALTLLLSICIPALYVLLVATEHMEYVRTFKKKEDLRNRLFWVIVDMLDVLDIQANLWEPQKKGLPLWAEGIMFFYCYILLLVLPCVSLCEISMQGIGIMPHRMMLYPMLSMLTVNITTIFIRGSNMVFFRDARVSSIFMGKNMLAIGLKVCTFVQYQRHRHHALLGPDLALQHSGQTQPSPGLHKSRDQSACPEELVHDNT; encoded by the coding sequence ATGGTTCCCCCACCGCCTGTCAGCAAGCCCCACGTGTGCCTCTCCACAGTGCTCATCATGACCAGCCTTGTCCTCATGGATGCCTACCTGGTGGAGCAGAGCCAAGGCTCCAGGAAGCTGGGCATCTGTGTCATGGTGGCAGTGGGTGATGTGTGCTTCCTACTGGTGCTCCGCTATGTGGCCATCTGGGTTGGAGCAGAGGTAAAGACAGCTAAGCGGGGCTACGCCATGATCCTCTGGTTCCTGTATGTCTTCGTTCTGGAGATCAAAGTCTACTTTGTATACCAGAACTATAAAGCTGACCGGAAAAGCCTGGATCTCATAGCCCGCAAAGCGCTGACCTTGCTGCTCTCCATCTGCATCCCAGCCCTCTATGTGTTGTTGGTGGCCACAGAGCACATGGAGTACGTCAGGACAttcaagaagaaagaagatcTCCGCAACCGCCTCTTCTGGGTTATTGTGGACATGCTGGATGTGCTGGACATCCAGGCCAACCTGTGGGAGCCCCAGAAGAAGGGGCTGCCGCTCTGGGCTGAGGGCATCATGTTCTTCTACTGCTACATCTTGCTCCTGGTTCTCCCTTGTGTGTCCCTCTGTGAGATCAGCATGCAAGGAATCGGCATCATGCCGCATCGGATGATGCTGTACCCCATGCTGAGCATGCTCACTGTCAACATCACCACCATCTTCATCCGAGGCAGCAACATGGTCTTCTTCAGGGACGCACGGGTCTCCAGCATCTTCATGGGCAAGAACATGCTGGCCATTGGGCTGAAGGTCTGTACATTTGTGCAGTACCAGCGGCACCGGCACCACGCGCTCCTGGGGCCAGACCTGGCCCTGCAGCACAGCGGCCAGacccagccctccccagggctgcacaAGTCCCGGGACCAGTCTGCCTGCCCAGAGGAGCTGGTCCACGACAACACATGA